The region NNNNNNNNNNNNNNNNATAGGCTCGGGCTTGGGCTCAGGCTTAGGCTCAGGTTTGGGCATCGGGTAAGGCTTGGGCTCAGGTTTTGGTTCGGGCTTTGGCATCGGCTCCGGCTTCGGTTCCGGTTTGGGCTCTGGCTTTGGCATGGGCTCAGGTTTGGGCATAGGCTTAGGCTCTGGCTTTGGCATGGGTTCAGGCTTAGGCAGAGGCTTAGGCTCTGGTTTTGGCATGGGTTCAGGCTTAGGCTCTGGCTTTGGCATGGGTTCAGGCTTAGGCATTGGCTCTGGCTTGGGTTCCGGCTTGGGCTCCGGGTACGGCGTCGGCTTGGGCTCCGGCTCCGGGAGCTTCTCAGCGAGGCCACGGCCAGCGGCGGCCGCCTGGCTGAAGCCGGAGGCCGCGACTAGCCCGACGAGGAGCACGGCAAGGAGGCTGTGCCTCGCCATTGCTGCCCGCTCCTCCTTCTCGCAGCTCTTGCTGCACTTGTGCTTCACTGCTTCTAAACCTCTCAACTGAGATAAAGTGGATGGGGTGTCGGTGTGGTTCCTCTGAATGGTGGTGTGGAGAACCGGAGATGGCATATGGGGTGGCTTTATAGGGCGGAGGGACCAAGCAGGTTGGGACGCGTGTGCCACACTCCCGAATCCCGATCGACCAGTGCCTGTGGGTCTCCGGGTGGATCAGGTTACCTCAACTTTTCATCTGCCGTCTGCACCTTCCTCCCGCCTGGACTGCAAGGCAGCGGCAGTACTAGTAATGAGAAGAGACCGCGGACAGTAAATTCGTGCTGTGGACGCCGCCGGACGCCGGACGGCGGACGGCTGGTGGCCGGTGGCCCGTCGCCGTCGCGCCTTGAAATCCATGTCGGGGATTTCTCCATTGCGCGTAGCATCCGACGACGCCTGATGGGTGCGGGTCAAGTCCGACGACTGTTCTAGGCAGCTGCTAGCCGAGGCTGACGGCGACGGGGCACTGAGAGTTGAGCCTCAGCTTGACGGCAAGGCATCATCAACTCAACTGCGCCGTAGTACGATTTCACGTGGAGCTTTTACTGCAGCCTGCATAGATTTCTCGCACAAAAGTAAGCTCAAGGCCTCAAGCTGTGGTCGCCAGGCAGACACGACTAGCTTGCTGCTGTTGTTTGACTGTTCATGCGTGCCCGGTCGATCTATAAACCTGCGATTCTGCGTACGGCGAGCCGCGGTGTGCCATCGTCGGCAATCGCACCGTACCTGTCGAACCATCGGCAGCTTTGAAATTGGCTGATTGATTGACCGGTTAAAAGTCACGCACGCGGCCAGGTAGGCACGGAGGCAGGCAGAATTGCTTTTGTTGATATTCTTCCAAGCACTTTTTGCTTGAACAAGCGTCTTTCATGCCGCATTTTTCTTCTTTTTGTGGGGCTTGCGGCGTTGATCAACACTGCAGCTGTGATAATGTAACATGTGTTGCGTAAACATGGTACTGCTAATCGAAATTTATTGATTAACAAATGAAGCAACCTGCCTACCTAGCTAGCTAGATTGTTATAGTAGTAAGATCATTTTGCGCCCTACTACTATTCGCGTGGAGCTCACACAAGTCAAGAACGCGCGAGAGTAAACCTCAAGCTGACCGTAACCGTAGCCCAGCCGGTCCGTTTGCGTGCTTGCTTCATGTTGTTTGACCATCCGTGCATGGCCCGGTCGATCTATCTGCGCACGGCAACCCAGCCAGGGTCTGCCATCGGAGGCAGTCGTACCATAGCTATCGAACCATGGGCAACGTTGAAATTGTTCGTCGAGAGATGGATCGACCGACCGACCGACCTTGCTTGCTCTTGCTCACGGTATTAATTGCTTGACTGGTTAACCTAATTGGTCACGCGGAGGCCAGGTAGACAGGGTAGGCAGGCACAGCAAATCTTTGCGTTGATAATCGGAGCACATTTCTCACGAGTGTTTGTGTGAGTACCGATCAAGTCAAGCACAGCCACACCTACGTGTTCTTCTTGCTGCGTTTTCCTTGTGGGGTTGCTGCATTGATTGACAACATTGCGGCTCAAGTTGCGTAACATTGCAATGTGGTTTTACTGATTAACAATAGCAAATGAAGCAACCTTCCACACCAAAAATTTAATAAACGAAGCAACAACATACCTTAGACCTTACCTAGATCGTGTTGTTGACATGCAAATCAAGATCTTGCGCGTGTATCCATGCGATGATAGAAGGAGGAGCAACCGTATTTTAGCTCTACGTGGTCGGCCAACCTTTAGTAGAAATCCAAGATCGACCGGCCGTGTACACGTTAGTGCAATCCtacaaagtagagaaaaagcatgggcGGCGGGTAGAAAGCGACCCACACGCGTCGCGGTTTCCATCACCCAATTCAACATTTTCGTACGCGCCGGATCGCGGGAATCGAATCGCTACCTAGCTTTTGACTGTAGCGCGCACCACGTACCTAGATAATTAAGGGCATCGATGCTCTGGGCTCCACACCAATCGCCTCAGTTCAATTCGGAGCGGAAACGAAAGGTCTCCCTCCCGAAAGGAACTGGTCCGAAAGATCTCTAAAAAGATCTGTGTGAATGTGATCTGTACTGCGAGAAGTTACCATCCACTCATATTTGTTGAAAAATGGACGAGAAGCGTAAAAGTGTCAGCTCGCTGTCAttgtgtagtagtagtagtgttcAACTTGCATATGTGTGGTGGCTAGGAATGGATTAACGAGCcgttcggctcgttaagctcgtgcttGTTAAGCTTGTTAAGATTAACGAGTAGAAAACCTGCCCGGCTCGGCTCGTTAAACTCGTGAGCGCTCGTTAACAAATTGTTAACAAATTCTTATGTGCTACGAGCGGAAAACCGACGACGATGTCCCTTAGTAGGAATAATATCTCCCACGTTCTATCCCCGTCTTGATGGTACGTCTAGCATTGTCGGAGGGTGTGCGGAGGCGTGTCTCCGTCGGATTTTATGGGATTCGATCGGtgctggtcttcggtggatctATTTGGATTTGATTTTCATTCGGGTGCTTACAGGATTGATCCTTCTGATGTACGAGTTTCTTCACCAGCGATGGTTACTACTCTGGTGTGTTGGTCCTATGAGACCTTGGCACGACGATTacctgactgtctactacaacaaggtttgttcGGTGCCGGTGAGGGAGGGGCGACGACGGTGGCGTGTCTTCGTCCTGCTCCGGTGCTTGCagttgtcgctaggtggtccaggaacatggttgtaatttttattacctctttTGTTCTTTATACTGCTATGATTGAAGATGGATACACTGAAAGTTTCTCGAAAAAAACCTTGCACATGTCAGGTAGACTATTTATTTTTTAACATAATATCTTCACCAGTTTGGTTGTCTTCAAATTTAAATTCACCAGAGACTACATCGCATGTTTGCTTAGTTTACGAAGAGAGATATTGGATGACAACGACTGGTTTAAGtttctaagagcatctacaaccggactctCCAATACACACCCCAAACCCACGGACGGGCTGACGGGTCACTAACCGGATGAAAAAACAGCACTCAGCCGGACTCCCTATAGCCGGCCCGAACACCTGGACTGACTGGCACTCCCCATATCCGGCCCATATCTAGTGCGGATATGGGGACGCCCGGACGCTCCCGGACACGCGCGTCATGTCGGCTACGACAAGCCAGACCCATCCCAAATCATCTTTAAATTGACTCTTCCTCCTCCAATTCGACCGAAACCCTCCCGCCCCCGTCCTTCATTTCCCGCCTCCGCGCAGCCGCCCACCTACCCCTTGCTGGCCGTCCTCATCTATCGTCGCTGATGTCGTTGCCGACGATCCTATTCGCTACCATGGCCACAGATGATGCCTCAGTGGAATCAGTTGGGGTCCCCTGCTTTGCGGCGGATCCTTGCAAGGCGGAGAACCTTGCCTAGAAGGAGCACCGCCAGAGGTAGCGCGAGTGTGAGGcggcgaagaagatagcagcggcgaAGGCAGCTGCGGCGTAGCCGCTACTGAGGACATGAGCGCGACACAGGCCAATCCTTTGGCCGTGGCAATGGGGACAAACAAATTGTGGTTGCACGACTCCGTTCCGCCCTCCCAGTGGACGGGCATCCCGGAGTTGAGCTTTTCACAAGTCGTCTTCGAGGCAGACATGATGGCCGACTTGCCGGTGCTTCAAATGCATCAGGCATCCTCGAGCAATGCCGGCTCCGGGCATGCCAACTTGGTGTTCGATGGGATGCCCGGCAATGACTCGGTATAATTTGTATTGTTGGTGTTCGTTGATTCATTCATGTATCTCTTATCTATGTATGAACTATTGAATTTTATTTTGGCATGTACTGAATTTATTCGGGCTACACTATGTTTGTATTGTTGAATGTATGATGAATTTGGGTTTTATGATCAATTGTGCATGGATTTGCACGGATTTGGGTTTTGAGATTTGAAGAGTGGGCCATATGGGGACCTGCCGGCGCTGTCTGCGGGCGCGCCGGGGCGCGTTCGTGGGCATATAGGGGATTGGATTAGGCAATTATGGTTGTATATGCTCTAAAGTTAGGAAATAGCTTTGGCGTTCCATGACCAATGACACGGGGAAATCACGCTGTATATTTATTTTTCATATTTGTCATTTAGGTACGTTGAATCTTCAAATGATCTAAAGAACCTGACACCAAATCTGATCATCACGTATGCACGGCGAGATATCCTAACATCTCTTCCTCAAGGCGCCGGTAGGAATCTACTTCGTCCCGATGGATGAACTTGAGGAGGATTGGAGCCTGAAAAACTGACTCAAAGAAGAAGCACATACCATCCGTCCGAGCACGAAAACTCTAACCTATCTACTAGTTGAAGTCGAGGCACCAGGATTCCCTTCCCCGCCACCAGCCGCCGGAGGGGCAGGCAAATGGGAAGCAAATCCATGCACTCATCACCAGTGAAGATCGAGGGGAGGAAGGCTTTGTCTGTAGTCTCCTATCCATGTTGCTAACTTGACGTAAAAATCatgttttattttcaaattttaaaaattctATTTGAGTTTTTAAACAGAAGATAAAAAATCTAAATACTAAAATTATATTTCTGGGTTTACATTGAGATTATTTTTTGCGAAAAGCATCCGAATTTATTTAAAAAGTTCACCAAACGTACAAAGCACCCCATACATAATAAAAAATTACGTCGATGTCTCTGAACCACCGAACGACAACTACCGCCACAAAAAATGAGCCGCCGACGTATCGCTTGCCACTCCTCTGCCGGAGCCGGCCTGACCTTGTCGATGAAGTCCGGAAATGTTTGTGCACGTGCTCTAAGGACCAGCGCCCTGGAGCCGTTGTCGTTGTCATTGCACATTTGAATCGATCCAAAGTGCCTGACATGAAATCTTGCCGTCACACACGCACAACAAAAGATCCTAACCTCACCGtcccaaggagacaacatgaatataCGCCGAAGCTCTGTCGCTTCCATCTAGACAGACAAACTTGAGAAGGATCGAAACC is a window of Triticum dicoccoides isolate Atlit2015 ecotype Zavitan chromosome 2B, WEW_v2.0, whole genome shotgun sequence DNA encoding:
- the LOC119360626 gene encoding protein TsetseEP-like; the encoded protein is MPSPVLHTTIQRNHTDTPSTLSQLRGLEAVKHKCSKSCEKEERAAMARHSLLAVLLVGLVAASGFSQAAAAGRGLAEKLPEPEPKPTPYPEPKPEPKPEPMPKPEPMPKPEPKPEPMPKPEPKPLPKPEPMPKPEPKPMPKPEPMPKPEPKPEPKPEPMPKPEPKPEPKPYPMPKPEPKPEPKPD